A genome region from Synchiropus splendidus isolate RoL2022-P1 chromosome 5, RoL_Sspl_1.0, whole genome shotgun sequence includes the following:
- the si:ch1073-291c23.2 gene encoding membrane-spanning 4-domains subfamily A member 4D translates to MPAELYSVRGPEDAAQGTTVGGRKPLHRFIKGQPKVMGIVVMILGATFLMVSIAIVDHYSFNLWSVIAPWLIHGVLFVLSGILFVLTEHNPTKKTVTISLALSIVSVLGGFWTIITLLPDVMHKAMFRHYGWYGNRTTTEEMWAARAEKMSITVEAIVLFYSLVGVIIFIIMSTLAGTALRSSKSQAIIVMSSAPGDPAAQG, encoded by the exons ATGCCTGCCGAGCTCTACAGTGTCCGAGGGCCAGAGGATGCCGCTCAGGGGACCACAGTGGGTGGCCGCAAGCCGCTGCACCGCTTCATCAAGGGCCAGCCCAAGGTCATGGGG ATCGTGGTGATGATCCTGGGCGCCACCTTCCTCATGGTCTCCATCGCCATCGTCGACCACTATTCTTTCAACCTCTGGTCTGTCATCGCACCGTGGCTCATTCATGGAGTGCTG TTTGTGCTGAGCGGGATCCTCTTTGTCTTGACGGAGCACAACCCCACCAAGAAGACG GTGACCATCTCTCTGGCTCTGAGCATCGTCTCTGTGCTGGGAGGCTTCTGGACCATCATCACCCTCCTGCCTGACGTCATGCACAAGGCCATGTTCAGACACTACGGCTGGTACGGCAACAGGACCACCACTGAAGAAATGTGGGCGGCTCGCGCTgag AAAATGTCGATCACGGTGGAAGCCATCGTCCTCTTCTACAGTCTGGTgggtgtcatcattttcatcatcatgtcCACGCTGGCTGGGACTGCCCTTCGCTCCTCCAAGAGTCAG GCCATCATCGTGATGTCCAGCGCACCGGGGGACCCCGCCGCGCAAGGCTGA